The Salminus brasiliensis chromosome 4, fSalBra1.hap2, whole genome shotgun sequence nucleotide sequence gtgtatcccaTGCATACATgtttctgaacacacacacactgtttgacaaggcagttttttttgtgtCCAGCTTAGTCATCACCGTTTGTGTACCATTTTTGCTTCTCTTCCTTTTTGCCCCTCAGGGCCCTAAAGATGAGTAATCTGATGTGACAAATTAGAATCATCAACACAAACACTGGAATACTTGCCTTCTCCTGTATTTTTCTCTTGCCATTCCTCCATTCCATGTAAGTCATCTGAAAGTCATAGTTTATAATGATACCTAAATATCATGGACTGCAGCCGAAAAAGGACCAATATATGTTTCATAACAtatattgtatacatatatgtatatatgttatatatatattgtatacattTCCCAGCCAATAGTGATTATGGATTTGTGGAACTGTAGTAGACCTAGTACAGAATGTGTTGCATCATCCTTTGCAAGTgcctgtgaaaaagtatttttttatttatatttttgcatattttccacatttttcaTGTTTCATTAAACAAATTTTAATATAAGATTTTAATGTAAGATAAAATGTAACACATGTAAACACATAATGCAgtttttaaatgatcattccATTTATTGAAGATACATATTTATTCCAAATCTATATTACCTATGTGAAAAAATAATTGCCCCCCTTAGCTACTACACACTTTTATGATTACTTTCAGACCTGTTGAATCGAAACATCACTTAAACAGAACCTTTCTGGCAGTGGGAAGCAAGCTAGAAGGTCTTAAAAATCAGCACATAATGCCACATTCTAAAGAGATTCCAATACAGATCTGAATCTGAAAAGGATTACTAAAGCTCTGTCACTCCACTGAATCAAAGCCAGGGCCATTTTCCATAAAAAGGAGATTACTCTGAACAGTAGTCAGCCTAAAAagttcacatatatatatatatatatatatatatgtgtgtgtgtatatacatacaatggggcaaaaaataatttagtcagccactgattgtgcaagttacCCTACTTacaaagatgagagaggtctgtaattttcatcatatgtACACTTCAgttatgagagacaaaatgagaaaaacaaatccACAAAATCACTGTAggattttaaaataatgtatctgtacattatggtggaaaataagtatttggtcacccacaaacaagcaagatttctggctctcacaaacctgtaacttttttaacttctttaagaagctcttctgtcctcctacctgtattaatggcaacTGTTTTACctcattatctgtataaaagacacttGTCCGCTGCCTTAAACAGTCAGACTCccaacttaaccatggccaagaccaaagagctgtcgaaggacaccaggaagacaattgtagacctgcaccaggctgggaaaaGTGAATCTACAAAAtgcaagcaggttggtgtgaataaatcaactgtgggagcaattgtaagaaaatggaagaccatCGATAATCTCCCTCCATCTGGGACCCTacgcaagatctcatcccgtggggtcaaaatgatcatgaaaaCGGAGAACAAAAATTCTAGAACTAcacggagggacctgatgaattacctgcagagagctgggaccaaagtaacaaaggctaccatacACTATGCTGAGAGGGACTCAAatcttgcagtgccaggcgtgtccccctgcttaagccaatacatgttcaggcccatctgaagtttgccagagagcatatggatgatccagaagaggattgggagaatatcatgtgaccagatgaaaccaaaatagaactttttggcaAATACTCAATTtgtcgtgtttggaggaaaaagaatgctgagttgcatcccaagaacaccatacctactgtaaAGCATGGGGTGGAAACAtggctttggggctgtttttctgcaaaggagATGggacgactgatccgtgttaagggaagaatgaacggggccatgtatcgtaaGAAGTttagccaaaacctccttccatcagttaGAGAATTGAAGAAAgggaaggtttgctgtgtcttccagcatgacaatgatcccaaacacaccgcttgggcaacaaaggagtggctctgtaaaaagcatttcaaggtcctggagtggctcaaccccatagaaaatttgtggagggagttgaaagtctcaaaacatcactgctctagaggagatctgcatggaggaatgggccaaaataccagctacagtgtgtgcaaacccagttaagacttacaggaaacatttgacctctgtcattgccaacaaaggttatgttacaaagtagtGAGTTGAAAATAagtattgaccaaatacttattttccaccaattttgtgtgtgtgtgtgtgtgtgtgtgtgtgtgtgtgtgtgtgtgtatacacacacagttgtctgtaatttgtcttttgttttttttacaattcaTAGTTTCCAAAAACTTGAAATGCAATATAACACATGTatcatatacataatatatatatatatatatatatatatatatatatatatatatatatttacatataaaacatattcatcattttattatattattatattagatgAGTTGTTATAAAGGGTAAAGTTTGTTTGTAATCCTAGCCTGGTAGCTCCAAAACTGTGTAAGTGCAAACTTATTTTAGAAAATTTAGATTTTTCTCCAAAAAGGTTCTTCTTAACAATGTCACAAGAGTGactttttgtttcatttaaaaactcataaaaatTAAAAGCACTACACTGAATGTTAGGGGAAGAGTGCAGTTTGTCCAGCTGCCACTGATCTTGACCACCTAGAGCAGACAGTTATGCCACCACAAATAAACACCGAAACACAGGCAAGGTCTGTTGATATTCTAGATATATTGGGATAGTTTTAATaagttcattcatttttttaattttttttttaaaaagcacataGTCTCTACACAACAGTATGACAGCATGGCCTCATCCCCATATATTTATGTACCAGCAGATTCATTAGAGGCAATCAAGCTATTTTCCAGGTCATAGGGGAAATTAGTATTAATTATACTTGACAGAAAATCAGAAGTGTTTTGTAATTTGGTTGCAGCTTGTTATTAATATCTTCTTGTGCGAACGTTCGCTCTGGCATTCTGCAGCCTCTGACATTTATGATTCAGATTTCAAAAGCTTCACTTGACACTAGTAAACATGTTGACTCACTGGTCATCTGACTTTTACATGTTTCTGCTTCTCTTGTTACAAAACATGGATGAAATGCATACAGCAATAACAAAGCTAGGCAAAGGATCCAGTACTAGTCATTTGTTTTGACTGAATGATCAGCGAAATAAATTAATCAATGAATGTTGCTTGCTGTCATTTTAAGCTTTTAATCCcctgttctccctctctcttgctctttatTTGCAGATGTATGTCTGGGTATGAGCTGAAGGGATGTCTCACAGGTTGAAGTTAACGTGTTATCCATGAGAGAAGCCATTGCAGTTAATCAACTGATTTTAATGACTGATGATCATAAGCAGGTTGGGCGTGCCATCGACATTGAGTGCAGTCAAGAGTCAAACGGCTCTTCAAACTTTTATTATCCTTTGAAtggcaaaaataaatatttcccAATGCCCCTGTCCCACCCAGCTCAGTCCCACTGAGAATCAACAGAGAAGCAACATTAATTATTATCTTATAAAATTATTCTGGTTTACAAAATGCATGGACATCAGAGCATATTAAATAATCACTTGTTGCGTGGaactaatgctaatgctgttgGGTTCCAGTTGATGCGCTGCTTGTGGTCTTCGGGTTCAAACTCTTCAGGTTCTACCACTTACAGAGGACTTGTCAAAGGAATGTTCCTGTTTCAGGGCTAAAACttagtatacatatatatcttaTGCAAAGTTTTGGGCACCCCTGTTGAAATGATATGATGTGATTTGACATGacaaactgaaatatgaaattTTCAGCAGTTTTTAGACCACAGATTAAATtttttgctgaatttaacatgTTGAAAAAAATAAGTATAACATAATTGCCGTGCCTTAACTTGTGTACATACTATACATATGTACTATACACAAACATTTTACACTTAATTTTTTCCCAAATATGTTAAATTTAGCAAATAAATTGTAATTGTGTATTAAAATATGGagtattgtgttttttgtagAGGATTTGTATTTAGAAgcgcccaaacatttgcataagactgcATCTATAAACTGTCAGGCCAGCCTCTCTCATTACAGTGTACTTGCTATATACAACGTAAACATTTACTTTATAGGTTACCACATCTTATGTATTTTTTGTTATGTTGAGACACACTGTTTTAGAATTAAATGCTGATCCTTTTCTATAACTCTGTATATGGAATGTCTACGACAGTCACTGGTAATTGTGTTCTCTTATCAGGCAGCCGGTCATCCTCAGAGTGGCTAATTGGAAGgaaaggcgagagagagagagagagagagagagggagagggagagggagagaaagaaagaattgaACATGCATGAGTAATTAAAGCATATTGATTGGTTACAAAGACTGGCTAAAGCAGAGGTAACTGGAAAGATGGGTAAAGTGAGAAGAGGAAAAATCATTACTGTATGGTGGTGCCTAGTATAAAAGGGATTTCATGGTTTAGAATACACACAGCTTAAACACACGCAGGTATTTGCCAAATTTTGcagctaaaaaaataaatgctgcCTGCACAGTGGAAATGCTctgatattacattttatacacATGCTACACTTttacagtgtgaaacagtgtcAAAGAGGATTGTGCAGTAATGgcataggagaaccacttttggtacactaaagaacctttcagtgtttttacattttttgagAGTCATTTTTGACAAAGACAAAGGTTCTAGGTTCAGTCGTTGGGGTGGCACCTCTCTTGTCACTGGGGTGCTACCCAAAAAAGGTATATTTTCAATGCATTCAGTAAAGGCTCAAAATTGTCCCTAGTTGCATTGCAGTTGTTTTTCCACATGTAAAGTAAACCTTTGGATCTTAAGGGCCATACTGTGTCTTTGAGGGTACGTTAACACTGTTTAGACCTTGTATCTGCACAGTACCATTTCCTCTGACCGTGTAAAGGTAACATATCATTCACATTAGACTTTACCTAGAACTGTGTGTCTATGTCAAGAACCACTGAggaaattgtattttttttaacagtgcattCTTCTTTATTTTCCAATTTTAGAGACTTACCAATGGTATATGATTTAGGAGCTCGTCTACAGTGATGTCGTCATAGCTCTCCCGGTAGGTGGTCTCTCCTCCGGTGGACTCTTCCTGCTCACTGGGAGGGTCTTCTAGACTGAAAATGTGGCAAAAAGAACATAATCATTAGATGATATAGAGAATACAGGCTAAAACACAGACTGCACAATAGGCATGTATAATACGGGCACAAGAAACAAGCCTACCTCCTCTTTCCTGTTAAGACGGAGTTCAGGTACTTTTTCACGGCCATTTGCTTGCGGAAGCGACtgtaattatctgtaaatattgCATCTGAGTGACGCTTCACTGGCATCTGATCTTCCATCAGATCATTGCTGAAATGGAAAGAGAGAAACGCTGAGTTGAACATGCTCTAAAGAATCAGTACAGGTGTTAACGTGaaccattattttttttatttttttatctttaggAGATTTTCTTACAAGCAGCCATGTATCCTCTCATGTTCATGCTTGAAAAGTGGTTAGATTTGGATTTAAATTTGTATGTAAATAAATCAAGCTGAATTTGACTTTGAAGTTTTAAGCTTGTCGAGGGGCATTACTGGTTCCTCACTGGCCATGTGTGCTGATGAAGGAATTGGGTTTCCAGCCTGTTTCTCACAAATTCCACCAGCCCGTTTTTTAAAATCACATTCTCACCACCTTCCTGCATCTAAACAGCCTCAGACTACTAGGCTAACTAGGCTACGTTTATAACACCAGTTTGGCAGCAGCACAGAGCACACAGAAGGAAAAAACTAGATTAAGAGGGTTTTTTTCGCgccaatatgcttttctaatcCCCTTCTTTCCATCTCAGCGCAAAACATGGCAAAAGAGCAAAAGCGCGCAGCCCTACCTGACTCTCTTCCCGATCAGCGACTCCAGGTAGCGCCTGGCGGACAGTTGACCCAGCAGTTTACTGTATCCACTGGTGAACAGGCCATCCGCGTGTCTCGAAGCTCTGCCACGGAACAAAAAATGAGTTTCACATCTGTCACTCTCTCATATGTCATTCTGTGTCTGTTCAGGTGTTCTGCTGGGTCAGTACAGAATTGCAGGCGTTCAGTGGTTTGGGTCGATTTGAGGGACGGTTGAGCAAAATCAAAAACCAAAATAATTCCCCAAAATTACAAAACATACAGTTTGTCTAGGAAATAGTGTCATTTGGTCTTTCCTCGCTCACAGCAAATACAGTTCTATGAAGTTGcaataaaagaactcgttttgctGGAACCATTTGTTAAAGAACCACATGAAGCAGGCAATTCAAAGCCTTTTAAGCAGGCAAAgaaacatttaagcatccaaatggttctttaattgGGTCATGCTGTAACATAGAGAGAGCACCTTCAGTTTGTTTACTTCAAGATTTATTTTGAAAGTGTTTCTTACCTCATTGAGGAGTAGGGTAAACTTAAAGTCCGCGAGTAGAAGATGCTACACAGCGCTATGAGGAGAAGAAGCTGAGACCCGTTCCTCTGTAACATCGCTTTGAACCTGCAGAAGAACACCTCTGTTCACTTAAGTGCAAAGTCTGCGAATTCATGAACCAAAATGCTCGGAACGCTCAATAGAATAAAGTTCACCACTGTAAGCAGCGCTTCACAATCAGCAAATAATCTTAGAAATGAAGTTTAACATTTAGAAGAAGCTCCTTAGATCAAACGAAGCGCAGCATGAAACAACAAGTGACGAATGGAAAGCATAAGCAGCAGATCAGATGTTCAGGGTGCGCTGCGTAAAAAGGGAATAGTTACTGAAATTAAGTTCTTTTCAAGGCGGCGAATAAAATTAGGCTTACATGTGCTGAGGTTTCTCTGTGAAGAGGAGCGCTGACCGCGGTGCTGAAACCCTGCGAAGTGAAAATAGCTTCCAAAGTTGTGTGAAGAAGCCTTCTCGGCTCTTTTCCAGGGGCTGACGTCTCTTCTGAACGGCCTCTCCCCTCGCCTCGTTTTATATATCTGGATATTTCTCATCAAATGGGAACACAATCAGATTTGATCCGGGTTGGTACGTCATGAGAAGAGTCCCACTGGGATTGATGTGTTCGTCATTGGTTTGTTGGCATGCTCAGTTCACAAAGCGCAGCACCACGCCGAAATTAAGTTTTTGCCTTTTGCACAGAATGACGTTTTTCTTCGCCTTTGTCATATGCGGTATGATTCACTATACCATCATGTTTTCGCGTGTCGTTTGTATGGTAAAAAAGATTAATAGGAGTGTTTCGAGAAGAACAATGCTCGAAGTGCAGATGCCTGTTGGGTCCACAGTCTGGAGATCTTTCTGTGGCGCCTTTAACTTACAAATTGATAAGCTTAAGCTTTAGATAAccttaaaaaaagatttcattcGAGAACATTAACACTAAGGTTGACTTGGAAACACTCTTaagaaaggtgctacaaaggttctttgagcaataccatagaagaaccacttttagtgtGAATAACCTTGTAAAGCTGGGTATAAAGGTCCTTTACTAATGTCTACACAGCTTCTACAAtctctgttaaaaaaaaggctctttagggaaccaagagtggttcttatgtggcatcactcaaagaaccctttctatCACCTTCATTATTAAGAGTGTAAATGGGAGTGGTGGGGAAATTTCTGTAAAGATCCCTATACACTTTTAATGTGAGTAAAGTAACTATACTGACCTGCACCATTAAAACTGGGTTCTCAAGGGTACATTTGGAAAGGCAATGGATCTAGATAGAACCATGACATGTCAAAGAACCAATTGGGTGCATAAATATTTCTGTGTAGCTGTGTAGCATCTTCTACTCACAGACTTTAAGTTTATCATACTCCTAAGAAACACTTTCCACAGCAAAACACTGAACTGTAACTACTGCAATTTACAGCATGTATCACAATTATATCACCAACCCTTGTGTATATGATTCTTTAAATAACTTTAAAAAGGTCCTAACACCAtacagtgtttatatatttgGTCAAGGATTTTAAGTTTTATGTACTTTTAAGTACCATATACAGCACTTTTGCTTGATGTGTGCATTCTCagtaaaatggttctatatagaaccaaaaaAGGTTTCATGACTTGTAACAATTGTGGAAGCTGCTTTAATGATTTGCTTATAAATAATACTTTTCCTTAAAGAACTGTATACAATAGGTTCTCATTCTAACTGTTCTTTGATttggatttgattacattcagacATGAGAACATCAGTGAGATCACAAACACTACTTtacccatcccaaaagtgctggacagAGCTATAGGAAATTCaattccattgctccacagtcTGATGCTAGATGGCTTTTTAAACATCTAGCCTTGGCATTGAATGTACTGATCCTAGACTATTGCTCTGGAGTGTCCTATTTTACTGGCAATGTTTTTGTCTCttgagattatacaagctgtgtgtgtaattgcACACCTGTATCAGCAGTGGGTGTTCAGCTTAAAGTGGATGATGAAAGTGTGTCTGCATACTTTTTGGCATATCCCCCTTGCCCTGTCAGTCTctctatgtatttattttgtctCCTTTTGCCCCATTGTTTCCTCCATGTAAAAAAGATGGTGTCTCCCACTTATGTGATCAGCTCTGTTATAAACGAAGGCGAATGCAGTTGACGAGTACAAACACTGTGTAAGGCAGTTATATATGCTTTACTCTCTCATTGCCTATAACAGACAAATTCCCTTCATACACTTAACAAGTATAATTTGAGCCATATCTGACCCTGTCTTCATGGTCTTATGTGAGAGAGCATTGTTTTCTAAATCAGAATTGTTATGGGCAAGGCTTGATTTTGATGTGGGTGCGAATTATTAGTTAGTTATTGATAGTTAGTTATTGGTACTGGATAACCtgctttattctaaaagttctTAAAAGAAGTTTTagaaaattattaaatatatgatcATGAATGGTTGCTGTTATATTGTGGGGAATAACAATAGTTAAATAAGTCTTCatatatataagaaaaaacTCTtcttaaaatatgttaaaaatgattttaaatagcACATAACTAATAATATTTTCTTTACCACATAGAACTATATTTTTGCctagagtgtaaagaacctttttatcgAATAGTGTGTTAAATGAATACTTCAGTCTTTTAACTTAATCTCTATCATCCATATCTATTGCAGCATGGACAATGATGTTAATCTTTTCTCTTTACGTTCTAAATAGATTTGGATTTGTTTACATTCAGACATAAGAACATCAGTgagatcacaaacaccactttaccaatcccaaaagtgctggacagAGCCACAGAAAATCCaattccattgctccacagcctGATGCTAGATGGCTTTTTAAACCTTAAATAGGTAGATAAAGATaaggtaaataagacaaatccTTCGCTAAGCACCTGAGTGCTTCCAGTTTAGgggttttgtatttatttaccaAGTGCAGGAAAATGAACATCTGCAAGTCGCAAAAAGGATTCCTTCTGATTTGCTTATTCTGGAATGCATTGCCTCACACACATGTTAATTATTTTCATATGCTTGATATAATATTCTTCTGATTATACTTCATATAGCACATATACTTAACATAACACTATATGTACTGCCATAACTGTTTAAGACTATAGCACTCTTTAGTGTTTGTCTACACAGTTCTTGTTTTGCACTAGCATTTTCTTGTGTGTGCTATGCATGATGCACCAGAGCCGTTCAATCATGGCCCTTCAGCTCAGTTgcttgctgtttttaaacatcgGCTGAAAAGCCCATGTCTTTCAAGAACACTAACTGTACACTCCTGTCCTTATGAAACAGTATGTATCACTGTACCTAGGTATCATTGTGCATTCCTGTATCTGGGTCTCAGTACTGGCCTTCATTCACACTAGCTAGAGATGTTTTAGTGGACAACAAAGTACTTTTCAatgttgctctggataagagcatcttcTAAATGCCATGTATGTACATGGTGTGTCAATTGTACAGTCACAACACAAGATCCAGTCTCCAGTCAGTCCACTGTTATTAAACTTGCTATTTTATATTCCAAAGCTACAAACCTAAGAGCTAAAACCTAAAGTCAGGGAAAAGGGGAAAGTTAGTGATCAATTTAAGTTCAAAATGAAAACAGAAATATTTGTTGTTTAAACTCAACATTCTGAAACATGATATTCTGCACAGAAACTACAATAATTTATTGCTGTCTGGCGATGCTCCAAATGGCTGAATCCAGCTTTACATGTCAAAATACTGAAATCAAGTAGTATCAAAACATGTTAAATTGTATTACAAAATGTATTCCCTGTTTAGAGACTATATACTCTAAACCATTATTTCTTGTACAAAATAAATACACCATACACACTTTAATTAAACATTATTGTTGTATTGTatctaaattattatttaataattgtatttaattgcccctaggtgatgaaaaaaaaaatattacaaattcAGGCTAAAATCTGCAGTTTTAGCTGGGGTCAGTATAATTAATGGCAGttaatttacatattatttgCAAATGTTTAGGCATAGAACGTCacacaaatattattattatttttgtggtGTGATGAGCATGGATATCTGCAAAGTTCTGCAGAGTCTCCTAATGAGGATCTGGGATGTTTCTGGGTTGGCTTGCTCACACCAGACTGCTGTGTTACAGTTCCATCCTAGCCCTGACTCAATCACCATGCTAATAGAATCACTGCAAGCATTAAATACGTTAGGGCCTGAACCATGGGGAAACATGTTTATTCCACTGTTATGATTTAAAGCAGAGTTTGTTCTGGGCCTGACATGCAGAAAGGCTTGAAATCCCCTGGAGACAATTGCTATGATTAtgcaatgtgtgtgttgtgcgtTTTATCGTAAAAGCACACTTTCAGacacactttttatttattaattgtttcccccaattaaaaaaaaaaacactgtcttttacattgtgtaaatattTTGTTATGAATGAAGCATATATATGTTATACATCAGTGTTTTCTATCCCTattcctggagagctacctttcCGCAGACTTGGATCCAACCCCACTCACCCCCACCTGATCCATTTAATTACTGCCTTCAAAAATTATTCTTGAATGGCAGAATGGGGTGTGTTAAATTTGGTTTGGAGTTGAAACCTGCCCGCAGGTGCCTCTCTACTGTAGTGAATGGCACACCCGGTTTCCAGACACTGTTATCCTCTGCATTACAGAGCTCCTGGCCTCCTGGACCTGGATTTGATAACAAATTGGTTGAGACAGAAATTGGTGCTGAGTGAGGAGCTCGGGTGGAGGCTTTAGGAGTGGACACGCCTCCATGATGAGTCAGTTTTTACGCAGTCCTCCGCAGAAACAGTCACTACTCAGCTAGTGACCTTAACAGCATTGCAAATGATTTCATCTACCGTGCTCTTTGCCATGGCCTGGGCTTTTTTGTACACAGTGATTAATGGGGGAGTTAAAGAGTAGGGCCGACTACAATAAATCAGCACGACAGATAGAAGAGCTTGTGAGTGTGGAGACTGTATGAACAATGATGCATTTGTCCCACGACTGGAATAAGATGCTACAGATTCAGTGCAATTGTTGTATATGAGTGTTATATAAATACTTAGTTGG carries:
- the vip gene encoding VIP peptides, with translation MFKAMLQRNGSQLLLLIALCSIFYSRTLSLPYSSMRASRHADGLFTSGYSKLLGQLSARRYLESLIGKRVSNDLMEDQMPVKRHSDAIFTDNYSRFRKQMAVKKYLNSVLTGKRSLEDPPSEQEESTGGETTYRESYDDITVDELLNHIPLPL